The window TAAAGGCTTCATGGAGCTCTCGTTCTAATTTGATACGAGCCTCTTCATATCGGAGTTTGCGGATGTATATGGTACGCACCTTAAGTCCAGAAAATGGGACTTAGGTCAAATTGCAACAGAAACGAACAGCATCGAGCAATTCTCGGGTGTTCCAAGGTTTAGAAAAAATGGCGTAGGTTTTTGCCTCTTCTTTAACGCGGTTGATGGCATCCCGGTCGGCATGGCCGGAAATAAGAATGGATTTGATTTGTGGGTATTTTTGGTGGACTTGGATGAGAAATTCGTCCCCTCGCATTCCAGGCATCAGCCAATCAGATAAAATAAGAATGACTTCCACACCAGAACTACAAAGGTCATCGATCACTTCCATGGCTTCTTCGGGATTTTGTGCTGTTTCGTAGGTATAACTCCCACCGATCTCGCGTTTTAGTTCTTGTACGAGGGATAAAAGCAGAATGGGTTCATCATCAACGCAAAGAATTGCGTTTTTCTCATGTTGCAGCTGCGTGATATTCAATCTCGTTCCCCTTTTTGTGCCTTTGGCAAATACACCCTAAACTCTGTTCCATTTTCATCTGACGAAAATTCAATAGAACCCCTCATCTTTTCTACGATTTGTTTGCAAATGTCAAGCCCAAGCCCAATTCCTTCGCCATGTTTTTTTGTAGTGAAAAAAGGTAGGAAAATCTTATCATGAATTTCGGGCGCAATCCCTTTTCCCGTATCTTGAATGGTTGTGACCACCGAATCCTCATTGGAAGAAACAGAAATTCTTAATTTACCACGATAGTCCATCGCTTGTAAAGCATTGTTAATGATATTGATCCAAACTTGGTTGAGTTTGTCTCTTTCCGCCAAACAATAATCAGTTGTAGTGTAAAACTTGGTAATTTCAACATCATTTTTAATTTTCGTTTGGTATAAAGTAAGAATGGAATCAAGTTCCGTAGGAATATGAACACTTTGAAAATTTGTTTCTGTTTCCAACCGATCAGTATAAAGATAATGTTTGAGTGCGTTCACAACATGAGCTGCTTTTTCTGTAGCAGTTTGGACAACATAAACCAGACGATACAAACTTCCTAAAATTAGAACATTTTGTAGAATGATTCCAGTTCTTGGTTTCTTTAAAATTTTTAAAAGTGGTTCATCCAGTTGGAGGATTCCAAGAGAAGTTAAATCATCCATCATCTCTTCCGGATTTTCTATTTGGTGAGAATTCAGAATTCCTAATCTTTCTTTTTTCTCCATACGATTGAGAAGACCTGAATTACGAGATCCAAATGACACACTCATATGAAGTAAATGTCGGAAGTCTTCCCTTTCGGAGACATCCAAAGATTCTAAAAATTCAGGCAAACTGGTAACGTCATTTTTTAGGATTTCAGACATGGTATGTACACTTGAAGTGATGGCACCTAGAGGTGTGTTCAGCTCATGAGTGATGCCCGCGGCAAATTGTCCAAGGGCGGCTAATTTTTCACTTTGTAAAAGTTGAGTTTGTGTTTTGTGTAAATCGATGAGAATTTTTTCCTTTGTTTCAATCATCTCCAAAAGGCTGCGATTACTTTCGATCAGTGCTTCCGTTCTTTGCCCAATTTTATCTTCTAAATTGGAATTGGTTTCCATCACCAAACGTTGGCTTTCTTCCACTCGTTCAAAACTTTGTTTGAGTTCGGAGGACATAAAACGGAAGGCTTCTGATAAATCTTTGAGTTCAGCAATCATACTTTCGCCAATGGGAATGTCCCAATCTCCTTTGGCCAAAGATTTGGATGCCTTTGCAAATGATAAAACTGGTCTTGACACAAACTCGGCAAGAACTACGGCAAGGAGTAAACTCAGTAAAATGGCCCAAGCAAAAACCATCGCGGATTCACTATTTCCGGTGATGACTCCACTCAAATAAAATGAATAAGGAAAAAGAGTGATGAGATATGTTTTTACTTTTAATTTTGGAGGAATATAAACTGTTACCATCGCATTCCAATTTTCTCTGGAAAGTGGTCTTTTCGTAACAATGGCAAAACTAAATCGTTTTTCGGAAGTGTTGATTTCGTTGCCCAATTTTTTTAATTCAATTCTGACTGTTTCTTGTAATCGTGTTTTCCCTTGATCCGTTGATAATGAAGCAAGAGAGTTCAGATTATCGTCTAACAAAAACACTCGACCTTGCTCATTCACTTTGGAATCATCCAAAACAACCATAAGGTCTTTCGAATTCAAATTTTGAACCGTCAACTCAGACAAATTGGAAAAATGACGATCCAAATTTAACTGGATATTTTTTGACCACTGCCGATGTAAAACTTCCACCATTTGAAAGGCAGATTTTTCAGCATTTTTTAAAGTTACGTAAGCCGTCACTCCGACAAGAAACAAAACCAAAAAGACAAAAGGCGCAACAATGAATAACTGTAATGATATACCTGATCTTGTATCCGATTCTGGTTGGAGGATTTTCCATTCTTTTGGCCCAGACTTCCAAATGGATTGAGGGTCAGATAAAGTAACCTCCTTCATTTGCCCAGGGACTTCTGCCCAAAACAAACCAAACCGCCTAACAATAGGAAAAGTTACAAGCGTCACAAACGGTGCTAGAATCCAAGTGATCCCTGTTGTGAAAAGAAGAGCGGAACTGATTGTATGATAAGAAATCTCGGCCCCGAATTGTTCGGAACACAAAAATCCCCATAAAAAAGGTTCCAGGATTAAAAATAATAAAACAAAAAGAAAGTAATAAATCCAAATTCTAAATTTACGAAAGTCAGGAGACTTTCCTATCATTTGGTAAGAAAGCCAAAACATAGTGGGATTGATAAAGTAACCAGGCAACCAGTCCCATAAAAATTCAGGAGGAACTCCCTCGATAAGATCAGACAAACCGTAAGCAAAAGGGACAGCAAGAAGTGCAGGGAATCCAAAAAAATTCAAACAGAGAAAAACAGATAAATCTTTTAGGCTCTCTAAGGTTTGTGCTCCCGGAATGAGAACAATAGAACTTCCCAAATACCCAGTGGCAAAGATAGAAACAAAAGTGATGAGAAACCAATAAAAGCTAGTTAGGTTCCAGTTCCAAACTTCCCTTGAAATGCGGAAAGATTTCCCATTCCGAAAGGTAAATCCAGTAAAGGCAAATATCGAAAGAATCGAACCGAATAAAAAGGCAAACCGACCCCAAACCTCTAGGATCGGCAAAGGGATGTTTGAAACGATATGTTCAATCCAAACAATGATTTCGGCCATGGCCCGTGAATCGTAAGCGAACTAGGATTCTAAGTAAAGCAAAATCTTTTTTACTTTGGAAGCGAGGGAAGAAGGAAATTCTGTATCTAAATCAGAAAGAGTCACCCACTTACTCTCTACACCAAATTTCTTTGTCAAACCCTCGACCAAATTTCGACTTTCTAAGGATAAGGAAAATACGGAAAAAACCATCTTATGATGGGTGATGGTATGTTTGAATTCCCCTATAGGATTCGGGGTTTTGCCTTTATATGATTCTTTTAAAGATAAAAAAAACGGACTGGGTTCGTAGGTTTCTTCCGGAACTTCACCTATAAATCCATAGGGTAAATGGAACATCCCTTTTAAAAAACGCATCTTGGGTTCCCGAAGTAGAAGGATGGAATTCTTATGATTGAGAACAAAAATCTCACCGTTTAGAACCACCTGCTTTTTGTCTTTTACCCTGAGCGGAATTTCTGAAGTCTTTTGGTGGATCCTGGCAAAACAAAATTCAGAAAGAGGGCATAACAGACATTTAGGTGATTCCGGAAGGCAAAGGGTTGCACCTAGCTCCATCATGGCTTGGTTGTGGTCACCCGGATGGTCCTTATTTAAAAATTCATCGGCTTTCTTTTGTAATTCGTTATCTGCCTTTGCACCTAAGATATTGTCTGTATAACCATGATAACGAGACAAAACACGTTTTACATTTCCATCCAAAACTGCCAAAGGAAGGTCGTAGGCAATCGATAAGATTGCCCTTGCTGTATAATTTCCAATTCCAGGAAGTTTTAAAACTAGGTTCAGGTCTTTTGGAAAGGCCCCATTATAATTTTGAACTAAAAAGATGGCTGCCTTTCTTATGTTTCTAGCACGGCTGTAATATCCAAGTCCCTTCCAATTTGCCAAAACTTCCTCTTCTTCGGCCTCGGCCAAAGTTTCTGGATTTGGAAATCGTTTGATAAAGGATTCATACAACGGCAACATCGCATTAACGCGAGTTTGTTGGAGCATCACCTCGGAAATCCAAATGGGATATGCTTGTTTTTTTTTACGAAATGGTAGATCCCTTTTATGGATTAAATACCATTCGTGAAGTTTTTTCTGAGGACTCAAATTTCCGAGTCTTGGATGCTATAACGAAGGAAGGTATTACAACTCCCCTCTTCGGTATACCGAACAAGGTCATAATCCAAACGAGTGGAACGGAAGAATTTGGAATGGGCCAACCTTTCCCGTATTTCTTGACGGATATGGTCGCGAGCTTCCTGGCGTTTGTCATAATAGGCAGGCGATAGAATTTCACTTTTGTAGGACAAACTTCCCTCGCGGTAGATGGCTACCGTGACTTGCACCCGGTATTTTCTCTGTAAGACTTGTTTTACTTCAGTATTCATCGTATCCAAAAACTAAGGGGTATTCTTCCTAAATTGATTTTCGGTCTTGGGTAGGAGGAAATTGAAAGCATCAGTTTTTTTTCATACTGCTTGCCCAAAATTTCGAATTTAATTTCCTAGATAATGAGAACATAAGATTCAAATGAGCACCAAATATAACGAATCGCCATTTTTCTACAAAAGACGTCCCACGCGAGAAGTGATGGTGGGAGGTGTGGGAATTGGAGGGAAAAACCCAATCCGGATCCAATCCATGATTACGTCTAACACAAGAGATACGGAAGCCAGTATCAAACAAATTTCAGATTTAGAAAAAGCTGGATCTGAAATTGTTCGCCTAACAGTACCAAGCCAAGCAGATGCGGACAACCTACCAAACATCCGTCAAAGAATGAAAGAATTGGGGCTAAAAGTGCCATTGGTGGCAGACATACATTTCACTCCACAAGTTGCCTTAAAATGTGTGGAATGGGTTGAGAAGGTGCGAATCAATCCAGGTAACTTTGCTGACAAAAAAAAATTTGAAATCATCGAATACACAGACAAAGACTACAGCGAAGAGTTAGAAAGAATAGAAGAAGTATTCACTCCCCTTGTCCTTAGGGCCAAAGAACTGGGTGTGGCCATGCGAATTGGAACCAACCACGGAAGCCTTTCCGACCGAATCATGAATCGGTTCGGCGACACTCCCCTCGGGATGGTAGAATCGGCCTTGGAGTTTATTCGCATCGCAGAAAGAAACTCCTACCAAGACATTGTTGTTTCGATGAAGGCTTCCAATCCACAAGTGATGATCCAAGCCTATCGAATGTTAGTTTCTCGTTTTTATGATTTAGGAATGGATTATCCCTTACACTTAGGTGTGACTGAGGCTGGGGATGGAAAAGATGGAAGGATTAAATCAGCCATTGGAATTGGAAGTTTGTTAGAAGATGGCCTTGGAGATACCATTCGTGTATCTCTTACAGAAGATGCCATTTATGAAATTCCTGTCGCAAAAGAGTTAGTTAGGAAGTACAATGAAAGTTTTTTAAATGAACTGAGTCATACATCTACTTCCACAAATGTTAATGCCAGACCAGAGGCCTCAGTTTCTCAAAACAGAGAAACCATCTATACAGAATTTCGTGATCCCTTCCAATACTCTAGGTTCTATTCCAAAGAATTAAGTTTGGGAGATACAAAACTTGGGGATTCGTCTCCTGTAAGGATAGAAATTAGTTTTCCATTTTTTGGATCCGAATCCGCAGAAGAAGTTTTACACCTCATCCAAAGAGAAACCAAATCAGGCAGAATCCCTGAGATGATCCATTTTGAAATCCAATCGGAAATGGATTTATTGTCACTGGGAACTATGGTTCGAAGAGGATCATTCCCTCTTCCAGTTTCAGTGGAATTATCCAAGGAACTCACCTACCAATATGATAGTTTGGCAGAAGACCTTTACCGGATCCATAAATGGGTGATCAACCCAAGTATTTTTTTTAAGGAATCAGAAGAGTCATGGGATGACCTTTTGGATTTTGTCACACGTTACGCAAAAGACAAACGAAGTATCGAATGGAGTATCAACGCAAATGACATTCACTTTGTGGAAAAAATTGTAAGGGAATCCCAAAAGAGAAAAATTCAAAATTTAATTTTTTCTGTTAAAAACGGAGATTTACTCACCATACGAAAACTGGCTTTTCATTTGAGTGAATCGGATTATCCCATTGCCCTTGTCACTAAATCCGAAAACAAAGAACAACTTTTATATGAATCTTCGATCCAAGTCGGAGGGAGTTTACTCGATGGAATTGGAGATGTAGTGCGCCTTTCCTATGGTGATGGGGAACCAGAAGAATCCCTGCATTTAAGTTTTGATATTTTACAAGCCACAAGACTTCGCCTAACAAAGACAGAGTATATATCCTGCCCCTCTTGTGGCCGCACCATGTTTGATTTACAATCCACAACAGCGATGATCAAAAAAATGACAGGCCACCTTAAAGGTGTGAAAATCGCAGTGATGGGCTGTATTGTGAATGGTCCGGGAGAGATGGCGGATGCTGATTTTGGATACGTGGGAGCCGGAATTGGTAAGGTTCATCTCTACAAAGGGAAAGAAATTGTCAAAAAAGGAGTGTCTGAGGTGGAAGCTGCCAACCAACTCATCGAACTCATTCGCGAAAATGGAATGTGGAGCGATCCAGAATAAAAAGTAGTTCCCCTCTTTCCACGGATGTGAACCATTTCCTCCGTGGAAGAAAAAGAAACCCAAGAGATCCTCACAAGGATCCAGACTATGGAGAGGGAACTTTCTTTTTTAAAAGAAAGAGTTTTAACCCTATCGAGCCCTAAAACTGCTCAGAAACAAGTTACCCCTCCGGTTCCAAAACCAATTCCCATCGAAACGAACCAAACAGAAGTTTCATTACAAGATGGCCCCAATTGGTTTGTAGAATGGATCGGCGAAAACCTATTTGTTAAGTTAGGAGTGTTTTCCTTACTACTTGCCTCTATCTGGTTTTTCTATTTAGCCATCGAAGAATATTGGATCAATGAATCGGTTCGTATTTGGATCGGGCTCGTATCGGCAATTCCCATTTTACTCTATGGATACCGCGTAAGAAATACAAGACCGTATCTTTCTCCCAGTCTTATGGGACTTGGGATTGCTGTTTTGTTTTCTGCCTATTATTCGGGATATCTATGGTATGATTTGTATTCCACAGAAGTATGTTTTGTTGGACTCCTCATCATCAGTTTAACTACGGTAGCCATCGCACATGCACAAAAAAGCGAAGTTTTGTTTGGATTTGCATCGCTAGGTGCTTTCCTTGTTCCCCTACTTCTTTCTACGGGCCAAAACTCTTATCCATTTTTATTCACCTATTTACTCCTTTGGAATGTATTATTCTTTTGGGTGAGAAAAAATACAGGTTGGAAAGTAATCCCACTCATTTTACTTGCAGCAAACCACCTAATTTTTGTTGGATGGGCAAATGACAACTTAGTGGATGCAAAACCATTTTTCCCTATTGTTTTTCAACTAGGTGTTTTTGTTTTATTTTTACTAAGAGAATTCCAAACACTAGAAACAACCAAATCCAAAGAACCAATCCTTACCTTAGTCACAATTGGCTTTACAGTGGGACTTGGATTTGTTCAGTCTTTTTGGGTTTTTTCCGTTTTTTATCCAGTGGCCAAACCATTTCTACTCAGCTTAATCCTAATTCTATTTTATGGATTGTATGAACGTTCCATTCGAAAAACAGAACTCAACATTGAGAAGAAAAAAATCTACGACTTGATTGGGCTTTTTGGTCTCCCCTTTATCGTAAGTCTAATCGTCATTGGAACTACAGGAAAACTATTAGCGTTTAGCCTTATCAGTTTTGCCTTTCTCGTAACTGTTGCCTCAACCTATTCCAAACAACTTTATATGTATTTTGCAGCATTTCCAGTTTGGTTCTTTGCGCTCTTTTATGTTTTTGCATTCACATATCGGTCTCAGAATGAAATCCCTTTTCTCAATGGGAGATTTTTGGTGTTTGCAACAGGATCGGTGTATCTATTACTTTCCTATCTCTATAGCAGAAAGTTTTCTGAGTTATCCAAACTCTTTTTATATGCTGCCTATCCGTATTGGTTACTCGGAACCTTCGTTGAGATTTATCTCGGATTTCCTGAAGAAAAGAAATTATTCCTATATACTCTTAGTTTGATTGTTTATGGGTTAGTTGCTTTAACGGTCGGATTCCTAAAGAGAATCCAACCACTCAAAATCGTTGGATTTGGATCCCTAGCTCTTGTGATTATCAAATTCTATTTATATGATTTCTGGAATTTGAGTTTAGGATATAGAATCCTCGCAGGTTTATTCTTAGGTATTACGCTCATCGTAACAGGAACATTATACAATCATTTCAAAAAGGAAACAAAATGAAGACAAAGTATTTACTCCCTATTTTATTTATTAGTGTTATAAGTTCAGAAGTAGTGAGCCGTCCACTCGCGGTTCAAAATTTTAAATACAAAAAGGATTTAAAAATCTCAGGAAACCTTTCTCCTAACGGAGTAGTCAAACTCACCTTAGATGAAGATGTTTATAAACATTCATTTTATGGAGACCTTCGAGTCACTCACAATGGAGAAATAATTCCTTACCACATTCAAAATGCAGAGGAAATTTCAAAAAATACCGAAAAAGTAAAACCGGAACTTTTATTTTCCAAAAAAGATGAGATGGAAATCTATGTTTTGGAACTTCCCAAACTACCAGAAGGGATGAATTACACAAAACTTTCTGTTACAAATTCTTATGATTACGAAACGTCAGTTACACTCAAGTTAGGTGATAATCCTGACCAATTTTTGGACTCCAAATCAGTTTTCCTATATAAATACGGAAACCAGTCTACCAGCGAAATTGATTTAGGTGGAACAAAACATAGATTTGTTCGATTGGAAGCAGAACCAGGCTCTGACTTAAGATTCCCATCTGCTTTCCGAGCCAAACAAAACAAAAACTTATATTGGGAAAAGTCACATTCAGTAACAAATCCAGAACTGGCAGAAAACCTTTGTAAGTTTTCTTTCGCCAATGAAGGACAGTCAGCATTTCAAATTTTAAAATTAGAATTTGAAGAAGGGAACTGGGAACGTCAGGTGACAGTTCGCGGGAAAGTCGACAAAAAGGAATGGGAAACTGTATTTGAAGGAACTGTAAGCCACAACAAAGGCGAAGGTGTTTATAGTGAAATTCCACTTTCCAAAACCATCAGTAGAGAATTCGAAATTCAAATCTATGACGGTGAAAACGAAACATTACATCTAAAAAATGTAATCACCGTACAACCATTAGAAGAAATTTATTTTTTTGCAAACCAGGAAGGTTCAAAAGATGGATATGCCCTTTACTATGGGAACCCATACCAATGGCCGGGCAACTTTGATCCTTACTCCTATCCATCAGGAGATGAGATTAAAAACAATGATCCAAAAACTGCCACTCTATTACAAGAAACAGAAAACCCTGATTTTAGTTTTAGTTTACTTTATCCGCCAATTTCGGGTTACATTGCCACTGGATTCTTTTACTTAGGGGTTGCCGCTTTATTATTTCTTTTGTTTTCGATTTTAAAAACAAAACGTTCTGTTCTTACGGAATCAGAATCGAACTAAAAACAAAATTCCATCTATCTCACAAAGTATTTTTTTTGAGAGATAGATGGTTCCTGAAATTAACGTTCGTAACAATAGTTACTAATTCATACTTTATGGTGTAATTTTTTGATTTTTTTCCCAAGATTCCAAAATAGGATTCATCATCCGAAACCAGATCGGTGGCAACAGAGCAATCAAAATCATCAATTCATAACCAAAAGGCAATTGTGGAGCTTCTTCATAATGACGGAGTGCTTGGTATCTGCGACCCGCATTGGCATGATGATCAGAATGCCTCTGTAATTGAAACAAAAGAGCATTCGAAACAAAATAATTTTGATTCCAAGAATGAACTGGTAAAACTCTCTCAAATTTACCTCCATTCACTTCTTTTCGCATTAAACCATAATGTTCAATGTAATTTGTCATTTCCAAAAGAGAAAAAGCAACAAATGACTGTAACAATAAAAAACCAAGAACTTCAAAAGGAATTTCTCCTCCACTTAGTATGGTTCCAAAGATTACCATACTAACTAAAAAAAGAATTGTGATAATTGAATACCAAATCATCTCATTTCGATAATGCAAAACATTAAGCCCTAACTTAGATAATCGTTTTTTCTCGAGGTTCCAAGCAGATTTATACGCACCAATCACAGTTTGAGGATAAAACTGATAGAAGGATTGGTTCTTTTTAGAGGAAGCTGGATCATTCGGCGTTGATACATTGGTATGATGTCCCCGATTGTGTTCTATATAAAAATGCATATAACAAACTGTCATATAGATCATCTTTGCAAGAAATTGTTCATAACGATTGTTTTTATGACCAAGTTCATGACCAACAGTGATTCCAATCCCACCAGTGACAATTCCAACTGCAATGGCAAATAAAAAGAACTCCATAACTGAATGAGGATATAAAACAATTCTATATACTGACCAAATTACAAAAATTATCTGAACAAATGCCCAAACTTGCGTTAAATAACGAAAAAAAGGATCATTTTGTAAGTTCAGAAATTTTATTTCAGGAGGATTGGAATCATCTTTTCCAACAATTAAATCTAATACAGGTAAAACTATAAAAACGGTAAGAGGAACAATCAAATAAGTAACTCCCCCAAAACTTTCAGCCAAAACTACTAACAAAGGTAATACGTAACATAGTAAAAAACTAAATCGTTTGGTAAGAGTCATACCTATCTCCTTATTTTTTGCTTTGGAATAATGCCATTAGGTTCCCCAAACCTTCAAATAGTTCAGGCCATTCTGTTTCCACAGTTGCTTTATTTTTCAAAAACAAGGCACCTATAAAAAAAGATAAAAAAGCCTTCCCTGCCTTTACGTTTGTATCAGAAGGAAAAAATTGATCCAAAGCCGTTCGATACGAATGAAAGGAATCTTCAACCAACTCTGCCAATTCATTGGATTCATTCAGTTGTCTCTTTACATCCACTGCGAGCAAAACCAAGTTCATAAAATGATCTTCCCTTTTCGCAACGAAATTCATGATATCTTCCAACCTGAATTGCGTTTCCGATAACTCTCGAATTTCCTTTTCATCAATGGCTACCAGTTGTTTCACCATCGATTCGAAGAGAATCTCTTTCGTTGGAAAGTAATGGTAAAGCGTTCCGGTAGAAACACCTAATTCCTTGGACAATTCGCGCATCGAAACCGACGAGACACCTTTGGACACAAAAATCGGCATACACTTGGTTAAGAGCTCCACCCGATAGAGATCGTGATCGACTATCTTTGGCACAAGAGACACCCTTTATTTATATCGAACGATTGATATAAATAAATACTTATACCACAGTTTGTCCATTCTTTTTTCAAAGTCATACCATATTTCCCTAGTTCTTCTCTAATTTCCATAAAGACTTAGTTCTTTCCCTATCCTTTTTTCACTCAGATCTGTCAATTGCGGAAATAGCCCAGAACAGGATGGAAAAGTTAGAAAATTCGGGCTGAGAAATGAGGGCCTGAATCGTTTCCGGTAAGGACCTAAGTGCTCAAATTGTAAGTAAGGGAAAAAGGAAAGTGGATCACATTGGAAAGTCAGTTTCCAATGGCAGTGAGTTACTTTTGGGAGCGAGTTTCTTATTCGAGTCATTTTCTTTGGAAATCGGATTTCAAATGACTCTGACTTACTTTAGAAGGCCGGTTTCAAATTCTAACAAATTTCACACTACACGGGCTTATCTTGGAAGGTGGGGGTTACAGAATTACTGGATTTTCCTGCGAAACTGGCTTTCGAATGAAACTGACTTTCCTAGGAAGGTGAGTTTCATATTTCACAGATCTGAGAAAGAAAGTGACTTTCCAAATAGACCAACTCACAATCTTCTCTGGCTGCAAAAAGTAAGTGACTTACCTTTTCCCGTGCCTCATTTTTTTCCTAATCGCAAAATAGAAAGTCTAGGAACAGGTTCTTAGCAAAGGAAAATTCCAAATGATTCATAAAATTTCCGCATTAACCACTTCCGCCCTGCTCTTATTTCTAATTGGTTGCACAGGTACAAGACCAGACTACTTAGGAATCAAAGGAGAGAGATTAGCCGATTGCCCCAAAACACCAAACTGTATCAGTAGCTTCGCGAACCCCACCGATAACGAACATTACCGGAGTTCCATCCCTTATAAAAAATCATTAGTGGAAGCAAATACGATTCTAAAAGTAAAATTAGAACAAATGCCGAGAACCAAACTGATCAAAGTAGATCCGAATTATATTTATACTGAGTTTACTTCACTGATTATGCGTTATGTTGATGATGTGGAATTTTATTTTGATGAGAAAAATAAACTCCTTCACTTTCGGTCAGCGTCAAG of the Leptospira kanakyensis genome contains:
- a CDS encoding response regulator encodes the protein MNITQLQHEKNAILCVDDEPILLLSLVQELKREIGGSYTYETAQNPEEAMEVIDDLCSSGVEVILILSDWLMPGMRGDEFLIQVHQKYPQIKSILISGHADRDAINRVKEEAKTYAIFSKPWNTRELLDAVRFCCNLT
- a CDS encoding HAMP domain-containing sensor histidine kinase, which translates into the protein MAEIIVWIEHIVSNIPLPILEVWGRFAFLFGSILSIFAFTGFTFRNGKSFRISREVWNWNLTSFYWFLITFVSIFATGYLGSSIVLIPGAQTLESLKDLSVFLCLNFFGFPALLAVPFAYGLSDLIEGVPPEFLWDWLPGYFINPTMFWLSYQMIGKSPDFRKFRIWIYYFLFVLLFLILEPFLWGFLCSEQFGAEISYHTISSALLFTTGITWILAPFVTLVTFPIVRRFGLFWAEVPGQMKEVTLSDPQSIWKSGPKEWKILQPESDTRSGISLQLFIVAPFVFLVLFLVGVTAYVTLKNAEKSAFQMVEVLHRQWSKNIQLNLDRHFSNLSELTVQNLNSKDLMVVLDDSKVNEQGRVFLLDDNLNSLASLSTDQGKTRLQETVRIELKKLGNEINTSEKRFSFAIVTKRPLSRENWNAMVTVYIPPKLKVKTYLITLFPYSFYLSGVITGNSESAMVFAWAILLSLLLAVVLAEFVSRPVLSFAKASKSLAKGDWDIPIGESMIAELKDLSEAFRFMSSELKQSFERVEESQRLVMETNSNLEDKIGQRTEALIESNRSLLEMIETKEKILIDLHKTQTQLLQSEKLAALGQFAAGITHELNTPLGAITSSVHTMSEILKNDVTSLPEFLESLDVSEREDFRHLLHMSVSFGSRNSGLLNRMEKKERLGILNSHQIENPEEMMDDLTSLGILQLDEPLLKILKKPRTGIILQNVLILGSLYRLVYVVQTATEKAAHVVNALKHYLYTDRLETETNFQSVHIPTELDSILTLYQTKIKNDVEITKFYTTTDYCLAERDKLNQVWINIINNALQAMDYRGKLRISVSSNEDSVVTTIQDTGKGIAPEIHDKIFLPFFTTKKHGEGIGLGLDICKQIVEKMRGSIEFSSDENGTEFRVYLPKAQKGERD
- the mutY gene encoding A/G-specific adenine glycosylase — its product is MSPQKKLHEWYLIHKRDLPFRKKKQAYPIWISEVMLQQTRVNAMLPLYESFIKRFPNPETLAEAEEEEVLANWKGLGYYSRARNIRKAAIFLVQNYNGAFPKDLNLVLKLPGIGNYTARAILSIAYDLPLAVLDGNVKRVLSRYHGYTDNILGAKADNELQKKADEFLNKDHPGDHNQAMMELGATLCLPESPKCLLCPLSEFCFARIHQKTSEIPLRVKDKKQVVLNGEIFVLNHKNSILLLREPKMRFLKGMFHLPYGFIGEVPEETYEPSPFFLSLKESYKGKTPNPIGEFKHTITHHKMVFSVFSLSLESRNLVEGLTKKFGVESKWVTLSDLDTEFPSSLASKVKKILLYLES
- the ispG gene encoding (E)-4-hydroxy-3-methylbut-2-enyl-diphosphate synthase gives rise to the protein MSTKYNESPFFYKRRPTREVMVGGVGIGGKNPIRIQSMITSNTRDTEASIKQISDLEKAGSEIVRLTVPSQADADNLPNIRQRMKELGLKVPLVADIHFTPQVALKCVEWVEKVRINPGNFADKKKFEIIEYTDKDYSEELERIEEVFTPLVLRAKELGVAMRIGTNHGSLSDRIMNRFGDTPLGMVESALEFIRIAERNSYQDIVVSMKASNPQVMIQAYRMLVSRFYDLGMDYPLHLGVTEAGDGKDGRIKSAIGIGSLLEDGLGDTIRVSLTEDAIYEIPVAKELVRKYNESFLNELSHTSTSTNVNARPEASVSQNRETIYTEFRDPFQYSRFYSKELSLGDTKLGDSSPVRIEISFPFFGSESAEEVLHLIQRETKSGRIPEMIHFEIQSEMDLLSLGTMVRRGSFPLPVSVELSKELTYQYDSLAEDLYRIHKWVINPSIFFKESEESWDDLLDFVTRYAKDKRSIEWSINANDIHFVEKIVRESQKRKIQNLIFSVKNGDLLTIRKLAFHLSESDYPIALVTKSENKEQLLYESSIQVGGSLLDGIGDVVRLSYGDGEPEESLHLSFDILQATRLRLTKTEYISCPSCGRTMFDLQSTTAMIKKMTGHLKGVKIAVMGCIVNGPGEMADADFGYVGAGIGKVHLYKGKEIVKKGVSEVEAANQLIELIRENGMWSDPE
- a CDS encoding DUF2339 domain-containing protein, encoding MEEKETQEILTRIQTMERELSFLKERVLTLSSPKTAQKQVTPPVPKPIPIETNQTEVSLQDGPNWFVEWIGENLFVKLGVFSLLLASIWFFYLAIEEYWINESVRIWIGLVSAIPILLYGYRVRNTRPYLSPSLMGLGIAVLFSAYYSGYLWYDLYSTEVCFVGLLIISLTTVAIAHAQKSEVLFGFASLGAFLVPLLLSTGQNSYPFLFTYLLLWNVLFFWVRKNTGWKVIPLILLAANHLIFVGWANDNLVDAKPFFPIVFQLGVFVLFLLREFQTLETTKSKEPILTLVTIGFTVGLGFVQSFWVFSVFYPVAKPFLLSLILILFYGLYERSIRKTELNIEKKKIYDLIGLFGLPFIVSLIVIGTTGKLLAFSLISFAFLVTVASTYSKQLYMYFAAFPVWFFALFYVFAFTYRSQNEIPFLNGRFLVFATGSVYLLLSYLYSRKFSELSKLFLYAAYPYWLLGTFVEIYLGFPEEKKLFLYTLSLIVYGLVALTVGFLKRIQPLKIVGFGSLALVIIKFYLYDFWNLSLGYRILAGLFLGITLIVTGTLYNHFKKETK
- a CDS encoding alkane 1-monooxygenase translates to MTLTKRFSFLLCYVLPLLVVLAESFGGVTYLIVPLTVFIVLPVLDLIVGKDDSNPPEIKFLNLQNDPFFRYLTQVWAFVQIIFVIWSVYRIVLYPHSVMEFFLFAIAVGIVTGGIGITVGHELGHKNNRYEQFLAKMIYMTVCYMHFYIEHNRGHHTNVSTPNDPASSKKNQSFYQFYPQTVIGAYKSAWNLEKKRLSKLGLNVLHYRNEMIWYSIITILFLVSMVIFGTILSGGEIPFEVLGFLLLQSFVAFSLLEMTNYIEHYGLMRKEVNGGKFERVLPVHSWNQNYFVSNALLFQLQRHSDHHANAGRRYQALRHYEEAPQLPFGYELMILIALLPPIWFRMMNPILESWEKNQKITP